One window of Fusobacterium polymorphum genomic DNA carries:
- a CDS encoding type II toxin-antitoxin system RelB/DinJ family antitoxin: protein MGLNISVTINLFLKKCINEKGIPFDLKIPNKETIETMEETNKILNGDIERKSYKNVDELFEDLGI from the coding sequence TTGGGGCTTAATATATCAGTTACAATAAATTTATTTCTAAAAAAATGTATAAATGAAAAAGGAATACCATTTGACTTAAAGATTCCAAATAAAGAAACAATAGAAACAATGGAAGAAACAAATAAAATATTAAATGGAGATATAGAGAGAAAATCATATAAAAATGTTGACGAGTTATTTGAAGATTTAGGCATATAA
- a CDS encoding YfbM family protein codes for MGMCAIYQEVKKEDFKKLLESDDFFETIEELEEKDGTELCDIDKMWDALHFLLNGLSAIYGAPEDNLLSEFIIGSESFNDEAEEFARYIPTEKVIEIDKKLNETNFQDYLKNFDMNKFKENNIYPDIWDYTEEKEEIMEELSEHFENLKEFYHKVAENKNIVVVTIC; via the coding sequence ATGGGAATGTGTGCAATATATCAAGAAGTTAAAAAAGAAGATTTTAAAAAATTATTGGAAAGTGATGACTTCTTTGAAACTATTGAAGAACTAGAAGAAAAAGATGGAACTGAATTATGTGACATAGATAAAATGTGGGATGCTCTTCATTTTTTACTTAATGGACTTTCTGCAATCTATGGAGCTCCTGAAGATAATCTACTAAGTGAATTTATTATAGGGAGTGAAAGTTTTAATGATGAAGCTGAAGAGTTTGCAAGATATATTCCAACAGAAAAGGTAATAGAAATTGATAAAAAATTAAATGAAACAAATTTTCAAGATTATTTAAAAAATTTTGATATGAATAAGTTTAAAGAAAATAATATTTATCCAGATATTTGGGATTATACTGAAGAAAAAGAAGAAATAATGGAAGAACTTTCTGAACATTTTGAAAATTTAAAAGAATTCTATCATAAAGTTGCTGAAAATAAGAATATAGTAGTTGTAACTATCTGTTAA
- a CDS encoding type II restriction enzyme codes for MIKMNVNEAWTKLFDKYDILGKIKSEGAFYITANQIKEFKEPRLMAKWDSSENLPSIFKKHNINILPISRTGYVLSDFKLYEPIPELGEHITEMQKVEIPEYETIDIGNISSEANAINVLMLSKILDDFLDEDDNVTTFNGRMGTGIFSFCVDRHRGSSFKVDVKNAQCEIDGGMENNNSVVILEAKNVVHPDFHIRQLYYPYRLWASKVKKPIRLVFSIYSNQIYRLFEYEFEDRSNYSSIRLIKSKNYSLQDTDIGLNELYDVYSSINVIYNDNQNKTDIPFIQANSFERIISLMEILSEEDKTTEEIADIMQFDLRQSDYYYNAGKYLGLFEKVDIEDEGKTIKKVSLSKLGKDTVKLRYKERQLKLVGLILQHDIFYRLFINVYNSGELPTKEEIQNIMRNNNVCNASQIVRRSSSVYSWVKWIFNLQNI; via the coding sequence ATGATTAAAATGAATGTTAATGAAGCTTGGACTAAACTTTTTGATAAATATGATATTCTTGGTAAAATTAAGAGCGAAGGAGCTTTTTATATTACTGCCAATCAAATAAAAGAATTTAAAGAACCCCGATTAATGGCAAAATGGGACAGTTCTGAAAATTTACCAAGTATTTTCAAGAAACATAATATTAATATTTTACCTATAAGTAGAACAGGATATGTTTTAAGTGATTTTAAATTGTATGAGCCTATTCCCGAATTAGGTGAGCATATCACTGAAATGCAGAAAGTTGAAATACCAGAGTACGAAACGATTGATATTGGAAATATATCATCGGAAGCTAATGCTATTAATGTTTTAATGCTTTCAAAAATCTTAGATGATTTTTTAGATGAAGATGATAATGTTACAACTTTTAATGGAAGAATGGGTACAGGCATCTTTAGTTTTTGTGTAGATAGACATAGAGGAAGTTCCTTTAAAGTTGATGTTAAAAATGCACAATGTGAGATAGACGGAGGAATGGAAAATAATAATTCAGTTGTTATCTTAGAAGCTAAAAATGTTGTTCATCCAGATTTTCACATAAGGCAACTTTATTATCCATATAGGTTATGGGCAAGTAAGGTAAAAAAACCAATTAGGCTTGTTTTTTCGATTTATTCTAATCAAATATATAGATTATTTGAATATGAATTTGAAGATAGAAGTAACTACTCATCTATAAGATTGATAAAATCGAAGAATTATTCTCTACAAGATACAGATATTGGCTTAAATGAACTTTATGATGTCTATTCTAGTATAAATGTTATTTATAATGATAATCAAAATAAGACAGATATACCTTTCATACAGGCTAATTCTTTTGAAAGAATCATATCACTTATGGAGATTTTATCCGAAGAAGATAAAACTACTGAAGAAATAGCTGATATTATGCAATTTGACTTAAGACAGTCGGATTATTACTATAATGCTGGTAAATATCTTGGCTTATTTGAGAAGGTAGACATTGAAGATGAAGGAAAAACTATAAAAAAAGTTTCGTTATCTAAATTGGGAAAGGATACAGTGAAACTTAGATACAAAGAACGTCAACTAAAATTAGTTGGGTTAATTTTACAGCATGATATATTTTATAGGTTATTTATAAATGTTTATAATAGTGGAGAATTACCAACAAAAGAAGAAATACAAAATATTATGAGGAATAATAATGTTTGCAATGCCAGTCAGATTGTTAGGCGTTCAAGTTCAGTTTATTCATGGGTTAAATGGATATTCAACTTGCAAAATATATAA
- a CDS encoding helix-turn-helix domain-containing protein — protein MNVSYQPLWNILENKKMKKKDLIEMANISENCVANMGNNKYVSMVNIGRICKALECTPNDVFQFCVKDDR, from the coding sequence ATGAATGTATCCTATCAACCACTTTGGAATATTTTAGAAAATAAAAAAATGAAGAAAAAAGACTTAATTGAAATGGCTAATATCTCAGAGAATTGTGTTGCCAATATGGGAAATAATAAATATGTATCTATGGTAAATATTGGTCGTATATGCAAAGCATTAGAATGCACTCCAAATGATGTATTTCAGTTTTGTGTAAAAGATGACAGATAG
- a CDS encoding DUF554 domain-containing protein — MGLITNFLAIIIGGILGLTIGKKFNEDIKNIIVDCAGIFIMVIGIKSALVAQKDIMILIYLIIGAVIGQLINIDKKIKDFSQFLEDKFVKEKKSLNNEKSFAKGFSTATILYCVGAMAILGSINSGLTNDNTILNIKAILDGVISIVLTSIYGIGVIFSAISVTIYQGIFYLFASQIKDYLSPQAISELNAVGGVLVLAIGINMTFKKDIKTANMLPAIFIPLLVSIFS; from the coding sequence ATGGGACTGATAACAAATTTTTTAGCAATAATTATTGGTGGAATTTTAGGTTTGACAATAGGAAAAAAATTTAATGAAGATATAAAAAATATTATTGTAGACTGTGCTGGAATTTTTATTATGGTTATAGGAATTAAAAGTGCATTAGTTGCTCAAAAAGATATAATGATATTGATATATCTTATTATTGGAGCAGTGATAGGACAATTAATAAATATAGATAAAAAAATAAAAGATTTTAGTCAATTTCTTGAAGATAAATTTGTAAAAGAAAAGAAATCTTTAAATAATGAAAAATCTTTTGCAAAAGGTTTTTCAACAGCAACTATACTTTATTGTGTAGGAGCTATGGCAATTTTAGGTTCAATAAATAGTGGACTTACAAATGATAATACTATTTTAAATATAAAAGCAATATTAGATGGGGTTATATCAATAGTTTTGACTTCTATATATGGAATAGGTGTTATTTTTTCTGCTATTTCTGTAACTATTTATCAGGGAATATTTTATCTTTTTGCAAGTCAAATAAAAGATTATTTAAGTCCACAAGCAATATCTGAATTAAATGCAGTTGGAGGAGTGTTAGTCCTTGCAATAGGAATAAATATGACATTTAAAAAAGATATAAAAACTGCAAATATGTTACCTGCAATTTTTATACCTTTATTAGTTTCAATATTTTCTTAG
- a CDS encoding type II toxin-antitoxin system mRNA interferase toxin, RelE/StbE family: MYKIKTTTKFEKDLKLLKEVIEILSKGEEYQDHYLQGNYSGFKEYHIKPDWLLEL, encoded by the coding sequence ATGTATAAAATTAAAACTACAACTAAATTTGAAAAAGACTTAAAATTATTAAAAGAAGTCATTGAGATATTATCTAAAGGAGAAGAATATCAAGATCATTATTTACAGGGAAATTACTCTGGCTTTAAAGAATATCATATAAAACCTGATTGGTTACTGGAGTTATAG
- a CDS encoding class I SAM-dependent methyltransferase, giving the protein MNNYIKLNEDRWNNVKNDYTEPLTHEELEEVRNNPISVALTVGKKVPKEWFEKANGKKILGLACGGGQQGPVFAIKGYDVTIMDFSKSQLQRDDMVAKREGLKINTVQGDMTKPFPFENETFDIIFNPVSNVYVEDLENIYKEASRVLKKGGLLMVGFMNPWIYMYDADIVWDKPDEELLLKFSIPFNSKELEEEGKIIINPEYGYEFSHTLETQIRGQLKNGLAMIDFYESCDKRHRLSCYGNDYIATLCIKL; this is encoded by the coding sequence ATGAACAATTATATAAAATTAAATGAAGATAGATGGAATAATGTAAAAAATGACTATACTGAGCCATTGACACATGAAGAATTAGAAGAAGTTAGAAATAATCCAATTTCTGTTGCATTAACTGTTGGGAAAAAAGTTCCAAAAGAATGGTTTGAAAAAGCAAATGGAAAAAAGATATTAGGTTTAGCTTGTGGTGGTGGACAGCAGGGACCAGTTTTTGCTATAAAAGGTTATGATGTAACCATAATGGATTTTTCTAAATCACAATTACAAAGAGATGATATGGTTGCTAAAAGAGAAGGCTTAAAAATCAACACAGTTCAAGGCGATATGACAAAACCATTTCCATTTGAAAATGAAACTTTTGATATTATTTTTAATCCAGTTTCAAATGTATATGTAGAAGATTTAGAAAACATATATAAAGAAGCCTCTCGAGTATTGAAAAAGGGTGGATTGTTAATGGTCGGATTTATGAATCCTTGGATATACATGTATGATGCTGACATTGTATGGGACAAACCCGATGAGGAATTACTTTTAAAATTTTCAATACCTTTTAATTCAAAAGAGCTTGAAGAAGAAGGCAAGATAATCATAAATCCAGAATATGGATATGAATTTAGCCATACCTTAGAAACTCAGATTAGAGGACAACTTAAAAATGGTCTCGCTATGATAGATTTTTATGAATCATGTGACAAAAGACATAGATTATCATGTTATGGAAATGACTATATAGCTACACTTTGCATTAAACTATAA
- a CDS encoding AAA family ATPase gives MKIHIIGCSGTGKTYLAKKLSNKYNIPHFDLDNIYWDNSSQKYGIKTKVEKRDKLLLNILEKDDWIIEGIYYKWLEQSFKNADIIYILDLPKYIYKFRIIKRFVKRKLKLETAKKETLKSLLDLLKWTDKFQDEDMKEIIKILEKYKEKVYFVKSKKEIKEILKRKLF, from the coding sequence TTGAAAATTCATATTATTGGTTGCAGTGGTACAGGTAAAACTTATCTTGCAAAGAAATTATCAAATAAATATAATATTCCTCACTTTGATTTAGATAATATATATTGGGATAATTCTTCACAAAAATATGGAATAAAGACAAAAGTTGAAAAAAGAGATAAGCTACTTCTAAATATATTAGAAAAAGATGATTGGATTATAGAAGGAATCTATTATAAATGGCTTGAACAAAGTTTTAAGAATGCTGATATTATCTATATTTTAGATTTACCTAAATATATTTATAAATTTCGTATTATAAAAAGATTTGTCAAAAGAAAATTAAAATTAGAAACTGCTAAAAAAGAAACATTGAAATCTTTACTAGATTTATTAAAATGGACAGATAAATTTCAAGATGAAGATATGAAAGAAATAATAAAAATATTGGAAAAATATAAAGAAAAAGTTTATTTTGTGAAAAGTAAAAAGGAAATTAAAGAAATTTTAAAAAGGAAGCTATTTTAA
- a CDS encoding DUF1877 family protein, whose amino-acid sequence MGMDLCYYGIKEEEIPKILDGNFDEDFSELEPSYTTRVFSAKDFYYLYTGGKELEEVDFQGKNERDIFTEALLGEVTVSFAPEDIYSYCNCKEKVKEISNFLNKIDIKDYFGKIGTIEEISDKNFKGENFSYLGVKTTRRFYSSMEEEEYIFDIEATTNEFNELKEFYNKLANEDLALYIYIF is encoded by the coding sequence ATGGGTATGGACTTATGTTACTATGGTATTAAAGAAGAAGAAATTCCAAAAATTCTTGATGGGAACTTTGATGAAGATTTTTCTGAATTAGAACCTTCATACACAACAAGAGTTTTTTCAGCAAAAGATTTCTATTATCTATATACAGGTGGAAAAGAATTAGAAGAAGTAGATTTTCAAGGAAAAAATGAAAGAGATATTTTTACAGAGGCTCTTTTAGGCGAGGTTACTGTTAGCTTTGCTCCTGAAGATATTTATTCCTATTGTAACTGTAAAGAAAAAGTTAAAGAAATATCTAATTTTTTAAATAAGATTGATATAAAAGACTATTTTGGAAAAATAGGTACTATTGAAGAAATATCAGATAAAAATTTTAAAGGAGAAAATTTTTCTTATTTGGGTGTAAAAACTACAAGAAGATTTTATTCTTCTATGGAGGAAGAAGAATATATTTTTGATATTGAGGCAACAACTAATGAATTTAATGAACTTAAAGAATTTTATAATAAACTTGCTAATGAAGATTTAGCTCTATATATTTATATATTCTAA
- a CDS encoding DNA adenine methylase, with protein sequence MIKNSRKKNIVLSPIVKWVGGKRQLLEDIIPLIPKTFTTYVEPFVGGGAVLFDIQPKKAIINDFNHELINIYKIIRDNPNDLISALQEHERLNSEEYFYKIRALDRTEQYDEISDVEKAARIIYLNKTCYNGLFRVNQAGQFNSPYGKYKNPNIVNMPVVLAMSKYFNESNVKIIDGDYKTILKNLRKGAFVYFDPPYMPISSSSSFTGYTENGFDKQQQVELKEECDKLNAKGIKFLLSNSDHPFIRELYRDYEIITVKAKRSINSNGNKRGEINEVLVRNYD encoded by the coding sequence ATGATTAAAAATTCAAGGAAAAAAAATATTGTACTTTCCCCTATTGTCAAATGGGTTGGGGGAAAACGACAATTATTAGAGGATATAATTCCTCTTATTCCAAAAACATTTACTACTTATGTTGAGCCGTTTGTTGGTGGGGGAGCGGTTTTATTTGATATTCAACCAAAGAAGGCTATTATAAATGATTTCAACCATGAACTTATAAATATTTATAAGATTATTAGAGATAATCCTAATGACTTAATTTCAGCTTTACAAGAACATGAAAGACTTAATTCAGAGGAATATTTTTATAAAATCAGAGCATTAGATAGAACTGAGCAATATGATGAAATAAGCGATGTAGAAAAAGCTGCAAGGATTATTTATTTGAATAAAACGTGTTATAACGGACTATTTAGAGTAAATCAAGCAGGGCAATTTAATTCACCTTATGGTAAATATAAAAACCCGAATATTGTTAATATGCCTGTTGTATTGGCAATGTCAAAATATTTCAATGAAAGTAATGTAAAGATAATAGATGGAGATTATAAAACTATTCTGAAGAATTTAAGAAAAGGAGCATTTGTATATTTTGATCCACCCTATATGCCTATTTCATCATCATCTTCTTTTACCGGTTACACAGAAAATGGATTTGACAAACAGCAACAAGTTGAACTCAAAGAAGAATGTGACAAATTAAATGCTAAAGGAATTAAGTTTTTATTATCGAATTCTGATCATCCTTTTATTAGAGAGTTATATAGAGATTATGAAATTATCACTGTAAAAGCAAAGCGTTCAATAAATAGTAATGGCAATAAACGTGGTGAAATAAATGAAGTATTAGTAAGGAATTATGATTAA